A segment of the Capra hircus breed San Clemente chromosome 24, ASM170441v1, whole genome shotgun sequence genome:
GAACCATGTTGTTGATGTAGGAGAAGGTAATAAGCCCAATGGTGGCCAGGTGATGCACAAACATGATCAGAAAGTCCTTTCTTTTAATGTCTATAAACTGAGAAAACATAAGAGACCAATAGAAAGCCAATTCCATGATATAATAGTAATAAAGTCCACTTGTGAGAGGCTGATAAGGGTAACTGTGCCAGCACTGTTGGGTGTCCCAGAACCAAGGTGACGACCAGAGAAATCTAATTCCGTAGcagaatatacataaataaaaagtgaatCTCCACATGCTTTCACAAAATTTAGTGAGCGTTGGGGGCTTGTCCTGATTCCTCCGATGGCGAAACCAGCATTGGATTTTTCGGCCATCCCAGTCTAGTTGCTTTGACAGACCCTCCAGCCTTTTCTCATCAGGATACTTGGTAATAGACATGAACACTTTTTCAAGGATAGCATTAGGTTGTGCCTGATAAGGACCACTGTCCTGTATGCCAACATGGAGTGCACAGGGTTTGGCAATAAACCGCTCGAAGAGCAGCCTCCCGGAGAACACTCCCGCCGCCAGTGGGAACACCGAGAGGATGTCCCGGGCCCGCGGGTAGCCGTAGCCGTCGCCCTGCCCCTCGAAGTCGGCCCAGCTCACGTTCTGGGGCAGCCAGAAGCGCTCGCTCCACAGCCAGCCCCACAACAGGCCCAGGGCGCCCGCCGCCGCTGTCGCCATCTTACTCCCGCCCAGCGGCCCCAGCCGCCACAGCTTCAGCTGCCGCCACAGCCAACCCCGGGGCGGGCCGGACCGGCGGCCCTAGACACACGTTTTAGTTGTTGATCTTGACACTGCAAAACGAGCGATAGCTCTGGAAGCACATGGCAGGAAAATCATTTTCTTTGGTCTTTAAAGAAAGTgtctatgggttcacaaaagagAATACTATCCCTCAATAATAGCAGGCATATAAGAAAATTAAAGTCGGTATCAAAAAAGTTCTTTAACAGACTTGTAACTGCCAGCCGGGAGGAGGTGGTGGGGAAGggtggattgggagtttgagtGTTGTTggtgttcaggcgctcagtcgtgtttgactctttgcaaccccgtggactgcagcacgccagacttccctgtccatcaccaactcccagagtttactcaaactcatgtccactgagtcggtgaggccgtccaaccatctcatcctctgtcatccccttctcctcctgccttcaatctttcccagcatcagggtcttttccaatgagtcagctctttgcatcaggtggccaaaggattggagtttcagcttcagcatcaatctttctagtgagtattcagggttgatttcctttaggatggactgtttggatccccttgtaatccaagggactctcaagagtcttctccaggggcctacctggtgactcagtggtaaagaacctttctgtcaatgcaggagacacaggtttgatccccgatctgggaagatcccacatgctgtgaagcaactaagcccatgccccatgactgttgagcctgtgccctagagctcgggagccacaactagtgagcccatGCGGCATGTAAAGCCCGCGGGCCCTAGAACTTGTCCTCCGCAACGAGAGagggcactgcaatgagaagccacacaCCGCaagcagagagcagcccccgctcgccagAGGAAAgaccacacagcaacgaagaccacaCCCAGCCAAAAATGAATCAATAAGCGTCAGTTCTGAGGGAAGCAGATGCAAACTGCTATGTAGGGATAAACAGCAGGTCTTCCTGGTACCACAGGGAacgatattcaatatcctgtgataaaccatagtggaaaggaatgtgaaaaagaatgtatatacgtataactgaatcactttgccatacaatAGATAttagaacattgtaaatcaactatacttcaataaagtaattttttaaaatccttttaatgTAGCTTACCAGAAATCCATGTCTATTTCTTTAACACATGTGCCAACAGAAGTACTTAGCCCTTCCTGACTCAACAATTAGAGACAGACATGTTTGCTCCATATAATCCAGGCAGAGTCTGTCTGGTAGCTGGCTGTGTGGGCAGAGATGCGCCGGCTGTTTATGAATTCAGTAACACCCATTTCATCTGCTCGTAGTTACCTGCTCCTCTTGAATTCAGAGGCAGACCAGCTCTGAGAGAATGCAATCCCCAGTGTTTCTTTGGTCAACCAGCTTACTTGCATTACAGTGTTTCTATGCCGTGTCCTGTTAAAGCATCAAAGGACGCAGAACAAGCTGCTTCTCTGACCCATGGATGGGCAGGAAGCTGCTGTGGTGCCTGAGACTGGGGGAGAGGGCAACGTGGTCTCCTTCCAGCCACCCACAGAAACGAGTCTCACCAGCATCTCACAGCCAGTGTCTAATGGGGTCTGTGTTGGTCCACTGGAACAGGGAGAGAACTTTCACTTGTTGCTGGGAGCAAGAGGGTGGGCTTGGAAAGCAAGATGAGGGCTGCTTTCCAGAGGGTAGCAGAGGAGGGTGATAGCTTTATCAGGCGTGGAGCTGAGCCCATCTAGGTGGTCACATGGATGGAAGGCCCACCATCCACCTGAAGACGTGCTAATCCCTTTAAGATGGACTCTCTGATTTAAACCTCAACCGAGTCGCTGCTATCATTTCCATAATTCCGATGAAGGGACTAAGACtcagtaacttgctcaagatAACACAGCTAGCAACTGGCAGAGATGGGTTTGAACCAGGGCTGGCTGATTCCTGGGGCCTTTGCTCCTAATCTGAATTCAAAGAGTAGAAGGCAATCCTTAGCCCGGTAGATTGCAGGCCCTGAGAACAAAGCTGGTCATACGCAGACGGAGGCTGTGGGCTATTAGAAGCCACATTCCCCCTAACACCTGTGGCCAAGGGGCAGGGGTCCTCACCGGGACTGGGCCTCATTTGGAATAAGGCTGGTGGCTCACTTGGGCATGTGGGGCTGCTCCCAACACCCCTGCGTGGCCTGGCTGAGGGCTAAGGCAGGGAGGGGACCAAGTGGAGACTGGTGTCCACGCGCTTCCTTCATCCCGGACTCTGCCCTTTCTCCATGCCCAGGCAGGTGCTTTTACCCACCTCCCCTCTCCATAGCCTTGACCCTTCCTTGAGAAAGAGTTCTTCTTTTTCACTGTATTGGGTCTTGGCTGTAGCACGGGGATCTTTGGTGTGGCTCAAGGactttttctctagttacagctcGCAGGCTTAGATGTTCCAAGGcatgtagttccctgaccggggatctaacccacagcccctgcattgcaagttggattcttaaccactgggccctcAGGGAAGTCCACAAGAGGAGTTCTTCAAAAGTTCCTCTGACGGGCTAAATGTTTGCTTTAGGGTCACGGCCGTCTTGTTGTTCACTTCTGGGGTCTTTTGTCTGTTCCACAGCAGCGCCCCCAATATGGTGCTGGGACAGTGGCCAGACTTGTCCCTGggttcctgacctgcctctcccCGGGTCCCCTGCTTTGCCAGGATTCCTCTTGTCCTTCAGCCCCTGactgccctgccttcctcccaaAGTCCCTGTTCTTATCAGGCTCTGTCTTAACTTTCTGCCTTGCTTGCCTCAACCCCCTTCTTTCGCACGGATTCCTGGGTGTTAGTCTGATTTCCAGCATCCCATTGCTTGGGAAAGAGTCTTTCTAGAATCTGCAGACTGAACAGGGGTATCAAACTAGGGACTGGCACCCTTGCTAGAATCAGACATATAGAGCGGTTGAAGGAGAGAGTCAAGCTTGGATGTGGAAGATCCTTGGTTAGGAAGGAAACGTCAAGAGTCAGTGCTAAAAACCTGTGTTAAAAAACCCAAGCAAAATCCCCAGCCTGAGAAAAACCCCAGAGCCAGCTGGGGCTGGTGTGGATGGAAGTGAGAAAGCAAGTGTGTTAAATCTGGATAAAATGAGGAGGGACAGCTGCTGAGGTTAGGTGGATTCGGAAGGCCTAAGGTGGTATTATCTTGTACCTAAGGGAACGAGACCCCTGATgtcgcaactaagagttctcagtGAAGACCAAAGATGA
Coding sequences within it:
- the LOC102170388 gene encoding LOW QUALITY PROTEIN: ceramide synthase 5 (The sequence of the model RefSeq protein was modified relative to this genomic sequence to represent the inferred CDS: substituted 1 base at 1 genomic stop codon), yielding MATAAAGALGLLWGWLWSERFWLPQNVSWADFEGQGDGYGYPRARDILSVFPLAAGVFSGRLLFERFIAKPCALHVGIQDSGPYQAQPNAILEKVFMSITKYPDEKRLEGLSKQLDWDGRKIQCWFRHRRNQDKPPTLTKFCESMWRFTFYLCIFCYGIRFLWSSPWFWDTQQCWHSYPYQPLTSGLYYYYIMELAFYWSLMFSQFIDIKRKDFLIMFVHHLATIGLITFSYINNMVRVGTLVLCLHDVSDFLLEAAKLANYAKYQRLCDTLFVIFSAVFVVTRLGIYPFXILNTTLFESWEMIGPYPSWWLFNGLLLVLQVLHVIWSYLMARIAFKALIRGKVLKDDRSDVESSSEEEDITTNSKGPCGRSSSNGANRVNGHMGGSYWAEE